From Brachionichthys hirsutus isolate HB-005 chromosome 2, CSIRO-AGI_Bhir_v1, whole genome shotgun sequence, one genomic window encodes:
- the LOC137908790 gene encoding amphoterin-induced protein 3-like has protein sequence MTCRLHARLLLVLLCLICGSEQTCPPMCLCVSDTVSCSSSGLGRLPRTLPTFSATLDLSYNHLSWLGPGIFNKMPVLENLKLSHNQLRSLGHGVFLNASGLRLLDLSSNKLQVVEQHYFKGLWRLEELLLFNNRITQVEAGTLVGLSSLKKAYFSLNQITQFPFFSIQDHSHPFLTMLDLSSNRMSRLPWEDVKALPGLVQRGLYLHNNSLICDCSMYSMFWHWSLRGYNALKEFAYDHTCIISGDPRSSIRFLQQNRFFLNCTVEKAVSRPVTVFLSSVLVSVGDEVRLDCQTPLRSTELSFTWLSPRKGRITQTSTNDTLISLSANGTLEIQAAKVNDSGVYVCTALDVKQSLNATREVNVTVLLPAVEPFNTGYTTLLGCLVSFIAVLMYLFLTPCHCRCCKQPKPPIIPAVTYDTSALTSILPPYTRNQHKIQTNRHVAFMEPAISEEEADQIPES, from the coding sequence ATGACCTGCAGACTGCATGCGCGTCTTCTCCTGGTGCTGCTCTGTCTCATCTGCGGATCAGAGCAGACATGCCCACCCATGTGCCTCTGTGTATCCGACACAgtgagctgcagctccagcggtCTGGGCAGGCTGCCTCGGACCCTTCCCACCTTCTCTGCCACCCTTGACCTCAGTTACAACCATCTATCCTGGCTGGGCCCGGGCATCTTCAACAAGATGCCAGttctggaaaacctcaaattgTCCCACAACCAGCTCAGATCCCTGGGCCATGGGGTGTTCCTCAATGCTTCTGGCCTTAGGCTCCTTGACTTGTCCTCCAACAAGCTGCAAGTGGTGGAACAACACTATTTCAAGGGGCTGTGGAGGCTTgaggagctcctcctcttcaataATAGGATCACACAGGTGGAGGCTGGCACACTGGTCGGTCTCAGCAGCTTAAAAAAGGCCTACTTCAGCCTGAACCAGATCACACAATTCCCATTCTTCTCCATCCAAGACCATAGCCATCCTTTTCTGACCATGTTAGACCTCTCGTCCAACCGTATGAGCCGACTGCCATGGGAGGACGTGAAAGCTTTGCCGGGTTTGGTGCAGCGAGGCCTCTACCTCCACAATAACTCTCTAATCTGCGACTGCTCCATGTACAGCATGTTCTGGCATTGGAGTCTAAGGGGTTATAACGCACTGAAGGAATTCGCATATGACCACACTTGCATCATCTCCGGCGATCCACGTTCATCCATCCGATTCCTGCAACAAAACCGCTTCTTCCTCAACTGTACAGTGGAGAAAGCGGTGTCACGGCCGGTGACTGTGTTCCTCTCCAGCGTGCTGGTTTCAGTGGGAGATGAAGTGCGCCTCGACTGCCAAACACCCCTGAGAAGCACAGAGCTCTCATTTACATGGCTCTCCCCTAGGAAGGGGCGCATCACCCAAACCAGCACGAACGACACACTAATCAGCCTATCGGCTAACGGCACCTTGGAGATCCAAGCAGCCAAGGTCAATGACTCAGGTGTGTACGTGTGCACCGCTCTAGATGTTAAACAGTCACTGAACGCAACCCGAGAGGTGAACGTGACGGTGCTGTTACCCGCAGTGGAGCCATTCAACACTGGCTACACAACATTGCTGGGCTGCTTGGTGTCATTTATTGCCGTCCTCATGTACCTCTTCCTGACTCCATGTCACTGCAGATGCTGTAAACAGCCCAAACCTCCAATTATCCCTGCTGTGACCTATGACACCAGCGCTTTAACTTCCATCCTCCCCCCTTACACTAGAAACCAGCACAAAATCCAAACTAACAGGCACGTGGCATTCATGGAGCCAGCTATaagtgaagaagaagcagatcaGATACCTGAGAGTTGA